AGGTTGAGGTTTTCAGCGTGTTAATGCTGGTCACAACAGTTTACGCGCTGAAGAGCTTTAGTAAAGAGGATTTGAAATACTGGATGCTCGAAACGTGGTTTTTCGTCAAGCAGATAATCCCCCTCCTGCTCGTAGGAGTTTTTATCGTGGGTGTTGTTGGGGAGATTCTGAAAGCCACCGACGTCGTGGAAGTTTATCTCGGTGGGGAGGGTGTCGGGCAGAGCTTTCTGGCTGCTTTGATAGGTGCGCTAAGCTACTTCGCCACAATGACGGAAGCTCCCTTCGTCGATACACTCATGAAGCTCGGGATGGGGAAAGGGCCGGCTTTGGCACTCCTGCTTGCAGGCCCAGGCCTGAGCCTGCCAAACATGCTCGCAATTGGGAAGCTTTTTGGTGTGAAGAGAGCGGCTGTGTATATAATCACAATCGTCGCTCTCTCTACCATAGCTGGAGTTGTTTACGGGGAGGTGATAGCGTGAAGATAAAGGTCGTTGGTCCGGGATGTGCGAGGTGCAAGGCAACCTTCGATGTGGTGAAAAAAGTCGTTGAGAAAGAGGGGCTTGACGTGGAGCTTGAGTACGTGACGGATATGAACGAGGCAATCGAGCTGGGTGTTGTTGCGACACCAGCAGTGTGGGTTGACGGGAAAGTAGTTATTCAGGGCAAAATACCAAAGGAGAGCGAGATACTGGAAATCATCAAAAAGTAAATTTTTTATTTTTTACGCTACGGCCTTCGCGGAGTACTTCTCTATCAGCTCTTTGAGAGTTCTTCTTGTGAACGGCTTCTCCACGACCTCCAATGCTCCGATTTTAAGCATTTCCCTGCCCCTGCTCCTTGCGAAGGCCGTCAAGCCCACAATCTTGGCGTGAGGGTCAATCTTCAGTATCTCCCTTGTTGCCTCAACACCGTCCATTTTTGGCATCTGAATGTCCATGAGAACGAGGTCGGGCTTGAACATCTTGTAAGCCCTTACAGCCTCCTCACCGTTCGAAGCTTCAATAATGTCGTAATCCTTGAGCATAATCTTTACAATCTCCCTAATGCTGTCGTCATCATCGACTATCAGCAATCTGGGCCTAATCATTATAACAATTGTAATTTACAAGTTAAAAAATCTTTTCTTGCAGTTTTGAAATTACTCCAGGTTCTCTCACACTCTTTTTTTCAGTACATTTCCTGCTTTCATCTCGTTCTCAAGCAATTCCTTACCTCTCAAATAAACTTTATCTGGAAAGACAGCCTCAAACCCCTCAAAGGGAGTCCAGCCGCACTTTGAGTGCAGCCTTTCAGCCCTTATTTCATCAACCTTTTTTAGGTCAAAAACCGCGAAGTTTGCGTAATTTCCGACTTCAATCTCCCCGTATCCTTTGAATCCGAAGATTCTTGCAGGATTCGACGCAATTTTCTCGACGAGGGTTTTGAAGGAGATGTAACCCTTCGAGGCGAGGTTCACGAAAAGCGGATACATCGTCTCCACTCCCGGAAATCCGGAAGCTCCCGCCTCTTTATCCTCCAAGGTGTGCGGTGCATGGTCGGAAGCCAAAACGTCGATGCGGTGAAAGTTTCTGAAGAGCCACTCTACGTCCTCCCTCTCCCTCAGAGGAGGGTTCACGTTTACCAAGTTCCCCAACCTCCCGTAGTCCTCAACGCTTAGAAGCATGTGGTGCGGCGTCACCTCGTACGTTGAATTGCTGTTCAGTATTTCCTTGGCGGAGTCCTTTGTGGAGATGTGGCAGAAGTGGAACTTGCCAAGCTCAACGAGCCTCTCAACGGCAAGCACCTCAGCCTCCCTCCTTCTGAAAACGAAATTGGGTGAGCCCCTGGCAACATATGCCGGGTCCTCTGCATGTATGGTGAAAACAACACCCTCAAACCTTTTGTAAACGCTGCTGAGGGTTTCGTAGTCAATCTGCAAGTCCTCGCTGTCGTGCTGGATGAAGACCTCCCCAACAGCGGGGACGAAGTACCTCTCCGAAATTTTTCTCATTATGCTCCCAATTTTCCCATGATTTGAGTTTGTGAGGGCAAGGTTCAGGGCATAGTCCACATACACGGATTTTTCGGCCTTCCCCATCCTCCGAAAGTAGGTTTCCGCATCGTCGACAGGAGGCTTGGTGTTTGGCTGGTCCACCACGAGGCAGATTCCACCGTGAAGGGCAGAGAGGGTTCCGGTTTCTATCGTCTCCTTCCTCTTCTCCGCAAAATCTCTTAGATGGACGTGAACGTCTATGCCCGCGGGGAGGATAACCCCTTTAACTTCCTTGCCTTCTACAAGCTTCCCAATTCTCTTTATCCTGCCGTTCTCAACCTCTATTCCCGCTTCAACGAACTCCCCTTTGTAGAAAACCTTACCTCTTATCATTTAGCAGCTCCTCAAACTGCTTTACAGCTTTTTTCACCTTCTCCTTATCGCGGCCAGAAAACTTAACCATAACGTATCCCGGTTTCGGATAGGAGCCTATTTCAACATCCGGGTTATCTCTCACTACTTGATTGAGCTTATCAACTATCTTAACCTCAAAGCCGTTAACCTTCACAACCTCCTCGTGATACTCACCCTTTTCGAACCTCTCAAGAATTTTTTCGAATGTGTTCTCCATCTCAGCCGGCACGCCCGGCATGACCGCAACGTTCTCCACTATGAATGCGGGCGCAGCCCCAACGTCGTTCCACACAATCTCGCTCCCCTCGGGAACAGACGAAATTTTCCTTACGGCCTCCTCGTTTTTGCTGAGCTTGCTCAACCACTCGTAAACCTCCTTGCTTATCACCAGCTTTCTGTTGAAGGCCCTGGCAATCCCCTCTGCGGTCACATCGTCGTGCGTGGCTCCCAGCCCCCCTGTGACCAAAACGAAGTCGGCCTCCTTAGATGCCTTTCTGACCTCCTCCGCAATAATGTTTACGTCGTCGGGGATTGTTATTATTTTCTTTACTTTGTGCCCTGCCCTGGTAAGCTTCTTCGCCATGTAAGCGGCGTTTGTGTTGGTTATATCACCACTCAAAATTTCGTTGCCCACAGAAATTATGATGAATTCCATGTTCCAAGTTATTTTAAAAATTTAAAAATATTATTGAAACAGCCTCCTGAACAGCCTGCCCTGCAGACCGTGGAATGCCGCAAATCCCTCAGCAAGGCGCTGGTCAATGGACTCCGTGTCGAAGGAGACGAGCTCTTCCGAGTAAAGGGCGTAGGGTGAGTTTCTGGCCACAACAACTGCGGAGCCCTTGTAAAGCTTAACTTTAACCCACCCCGTCACCCTCTCCTGTGTCTTGTCTATGAAGGCGTTCAGAGCGTCGAAAAGCGGGTCGTTGACCAGGCCATAGTAAACAAGCTCCGCCCACTCCTCCTCAACGAACTTCTTGAACTTCAGCTCCCTTCTGCTGAGGACGAGGTTTTCAAGGTCCCTGTGGGCTGTTATAAGGATTGTGGCTGCAGGATGCTCGTAGTTCTCCCTCGCCTTCAGTCCGAGAACCCTGTCCTCAATCATGTCCGTTCTTCCCACTCCGTGCTTTCCGCCAATCTCGTTAAGGGCTTTTATCAGCTCAAATCCGCCCATTCTCTCATCGTTCAGCGCTACAGGAACTCCCTTCTCGAAATCTATCTTTACGATCTCTGGCTTGTCTGGAGCCTTTTCCGGGCTCGCTGTCCACTCGTAGATGTCCTCAGGCGGCTCGAAGGATGGATCTTCCAGCTTCCCTCCCTCAACGCTCCTGCTCCAGAGA
The nucleotide sequence above comes from Archaeoglobus fulgidus DSM 4304. Encoded proteins:
- a CDS encoding MTH895/ArsE family thioredoxin-like protein, which produces MKIKVVGPGCARCKATFDVVKKVVEKEGLDVELEYVTDMNEAIELGVVATPAVWVDGKVVIQGKIPKESEILEIIKK
- a CDS encoding argininosuccinate synthase, which codes for MKVVLSYSGGLDTTVCIPLLKEKYGFDEVITVTVDIGQPEADIKQAEERGKKYADKHYTIDAKKEFVDSLFMLIKANGNYEGYVLGTALARPLIAEKVVEVAKKEGAEAVAHGCTGKGNDQLRFENIFRQHGFKVIAPVRELNLTREWEIEYARQHGIEVPATKEKPYSIDENLWSRSVEGGKLEDPSFEPPEDIYEWTASPEKAPDKPEIVKIDFEKGVPVALNDERMGGFELIKALNEIGGKHGVGRTDMIEDRVLGLKARENYEHPAATILITAHRDLENLVLSRRELKFKKFVEEEWAELVYYGLVNDPLFDALNAFIDKTQERVTGWVKVKLYKGSAVVVARNSPYALYSEELVSFDTESIDQRLAEGFAAFHGLQGRLFRRLFQ
- a CDS encoding response regulator, producing the protein MIRPRLLIVDDDDSIREIVKIMLKDYDIIEASNGEEAVRAYKMFKPDLVLMDIQMPKMDGVEATREILKIDPHAKIVGLTAFARSRGREMLKIGALEVVEKPFTRRTLKELIEKYSAKAVA
- a CDS encoding competence/damage-inducible protein A, whose product is MEFIIISVGNEILSGDITNTNAAYMAKKLTRAGHKVKKIITIPDDVNIIAEEVRKASKEADFVLVTGGLGATHDDVTAEGIARAFNRKLVISKEVYEWLSKLSKNEEAVRKISSVPEGSEIVWNDVGAAPAFIVENVAVMPGVPAEMENTFEKILERFEKGEYHEEVVKVNGFEVKIVDKLNQVVRDNPDVEIGSYPKPGYVMVKFSGRDKEKVKKAVKQFEELLNDKR
- a CDS encoding dihydroorotase; protein product: MIRGKVFYKGEFVEAGIEVENGRIKRIGKLVEGKEVKGVILPAGIDVHVHLRDFAEKRKETIETGTLSALHGGICLVVDQPNTKPPVDDAETYFRRMGKAEKSVYVDYALNLALTNSNHGKIGSIMRKISERYFVPAVGEVFIQHDSEDLQIDYETLSSVYKRFEGVVFTIHAEDPAYVARGSPNFVFRRREAEVLAVERLVELGKFHFCHISTKDSAKEILNSNSTYEVTPHHMLLSVEDYGRLGNLVNVNPPLREREDVEWLFRNFHRIDVLASDHAPHTLEDKEAGASGFPGVETMYPLFVNLASKGYISFKTLVEKIASNPARIFGFKGYGEIEVGNYANFAVFDLKKVDEIRAERLHSKCGWTPFEGFEAVFPDKVYLRGKELLENEMKAGNVLKKRV